A DNA window from Sphingomonas profundi contains the following coding sequences:
- a CDS encoding glycosyltransferase has translation MHRFLDGSAGKDDIRAVYLLLLARPPENDIVIQERIGQTIKRVITDILGSGELGVVMKTAIEGGRSPYERLAFADFRTAAKWVARFAPAASDVAGANWWVLLDALLGREELGDAITALDLAGLRDTAASQARESASQFYAERPLFTFDADWYLRVNEKARLALSSGMFPSAEDYFLADGIRDGQQALPAFPNNRVASYRKVLRQGPLTIEHVLAQMEMDARAGELTHWLFSAPYYAKILDWKRDAEEQDGDRPTERGSYLDFLLYGDGKGYNPHPLFCPFAYRSYAGERAPVGAFADYIRHGCLAGRRTSAVFDDDYYLVTNADARYALLTGTHVSALHHFLTSGMNRDLPFSPDFDPAFYLTRHPDIETAIRGGHIPSASYHFIFHGLAEGYAPNPYFSPQYYRERQPHAPGEMRELGIRSELEHFLLIGKARGYKPSPPLVSGQPAMDAAKAVFQRRTRRSFNTLSRTPLDFTPFSVDPAISLIVPVFNEVEFTARFLECAYFAAAFLKQATGLGCEVIVVDNGSEDGTDRLLARCPGLVIVRFPGPIGFPRAVNAGVAQARGKVIVVANNDIEFAPDTLVKVHGRLAADDWIGLLGGLTILPNETLQEAGSFLDHTAGVIGLGRHEDPWNEYFQGVHEADYCTGSFIAFRRADYDAVDGFDEAFSPGYYEETDFSFRLHETLGKKAAIDSAIQINHFEHASFGKGRPPTTAYALIRRNQARFAEKHRAALAQRPSPLALRGGAGAKPQTIDRTRLLVIEDLMPDRRLGSGFVRSAQLLGGLSDAGVAYDLLVLNPSSVVDDYSDPLVTVYRGWMAGEDVETVLSRDGGAYSHIMVCRTHNLTRFGGLIERLRHQHGFKVICDTEALSVLRLLETKRQAGRPVDAAEQQSAVRLELDAPVSVAHWIAVSPYERELIEAAGFGPTSMICHRFDRAPAGTPRPFDERRRVLAVGAIHEAGAPNHDGLLWFMDRIYGECREAMAGLTLTIVGYWHPEVRESFEARYTDAAIEFAGVVSEARLAELYAETRIAIAPTRFAAGVASKVLEPMMLGVPVVMTDLLEEQIVGSQAVGTSGLAVARRDDGGRSFADWMCALATDAGTWERVREAQYAAAAPLGGAKAFDDGIRHLILSAGLAPAGRRAKAAPRRTLADAIE, from the coding sequence ATGCACAGGTTCCTCGATGGCAGCGCCGGTAAGGACGACATACGCGCCGTATATCTGCTGCTGCTGGCCCGGCCGCCCGAGAACGACATAGTCATTCAGGAGCGCATCGGCCAGACTATAAAGCGCGTCATCACCGATATACTGGGCTCTGGTGAGCTGGGTGTGGTGATGAAGACTGCGATCGAGGGTGGTCGATCGCCTTACGAGCGCCTTGCATTTGCCGACTTCAGGACAGCGGCTAAATGGGTCGCCCGTTTTGCTCCCGCCGCCAGCGATGTCGCGGGCGCAAACTGGTGGGTGCTGCTGGACGCGCTGCTGGGTCGCGAGGAACTGGGCGACGCGATTACCGCGCTGGATCTGGCCGGACTGCGCGATACGGCCGCGTCGCAGGCGCGGGAGAGCGCGAGCCAGTTCTACGCCGAGAGGCCCCTCTTCACCTTCGATGCCGACTGGTATCTCCGCGTCAACGAGAAGGCGCGGCTCGCCCTTTCCAGCGGCATGTTCCCCTCCGCCGAGGATTATTTCCTGGCCGACGGCATACGCGATGGGCAGCAGGCGCTCCCGGCTTTCCCGAACAACCGCGTCGCCTCCTACCGCAAGGTGCTGCGCCAGGGGCCGCTGACGATCGAGCATGTGCTCGCCCAGATGGAGATGGACGCGCGCGCCGGCGAACTCACCCACTGGCTGTTTTCCGCACCCTATTACGCCAAGATCCTTGACTGGAAGCGCGACGCCGAGGAGCAGGACGGCGATCGGCCGACGGAGCGGGGCTCCTACCTCGACTTCCTCCTGTACGGCGATGGCAAGGGCTATAATCCGCATCCCCTGTTCTGCCCGTTCGCATACCGCTCCTATGCCGGCGAGCGGGCGCCCGTCGGGGCGTTCGCGGACTATATAAGGCATGGCTGCTTAGCCGGGCGGCGGACGAGCGCCGTCTTCGACGACGACTATTATCTCGTGACGAACGCGGATGCCCGCTACGCGCTGCTCACCGGCACGCACGTCTCGGCCCTGCACCATTTCCTGACGAGCGGGATGAACCGCGATCTGCCCTTCTCGCCGGATTTCGACCCGGCTTTCTACCTCACCCGCCATCCCGATATCGAAACCGCGATACGCGGCGGCCACATCCCGTCCGCCAGCTACCACTTCATCTTCCACGGCCTGGCGGAAGGCTATGCGCCCAACCCCTATTTCAGCCCGCAATATTATCGCGAGCGCCAGCCGCACGCGCCGGGCGAGATGCGGGAGCTCGGCATCCGATCGGAGCTGGAGCATTTCCTGCTGATCGGCAAGGCGCGCGGCTACAAGCCCTCGCCGCCGCTCGTCAGCGGGCAGCCGGCGATGGATGCCGCCAAGGCGGTGTTCCAGCGCCGCACCCGCCGCAGCTTCAATACGCTGAGCCGCACGCCGCTGGATTTCACACCCTTCTCGGTCGATCCGGCCATCTCGCTGATCGTGCCGGTGTTCAACGAGGTGGAGTTCACCGCCCGCTTCCTGGAATGCGCCTATTTCGCCGCCGCCTTCCTGAAGCAGGCGACCGGCCTCGGCTGCGAGGTGATCGTCGTCGACAATGGCAGCGAGGACGGCACCGACCGGCTGCTCGCGCGCTGCCCCGGCCTCGTGATCGTCCGCTTCCCCGGGCCGATCGGCTTCCCGCGCGCGGTGAATGCCGGCGTCGCCCAAGCGCGTGGCAAGGTGATCGTGGTCGCGAACAACGATATCGAGTTCGCGCCGGACACGCTGGTGAAGGTGCACGGGCGGCTGGCGGCGGACGACTGGATCGGGCTGCTGGGCGGCCTCACCATCCTGCCCAACGAGACGCTGCAGGAGGCGGGCTCCTTCCTGGACCACACGGCCGGCGTGATCGGGCTCGGCCGCCACGAGGATCCGTGGAACGAATATTTCCAGGGCGTGCACGAGGCGGACTATTGCACCGGCAGCTTCATCGCCTTCCGCCGGGCGGACTATGATGCGGTGGACGGCTTCGACGAGGCGTTCTCCCCCGGCTATTATGAGGAGACGGACTTCAGCTTCCGCCTCCACGAGACGCTGGGCAAGAAGGCGGCGATCGATTCCGCCATCCAGATCAACCATTTCGAACATGCGAGCTTCGGCAAGGGTCGTCCGCCGACGACCGCCTACGCGCTGATCCGCCGCAACCAGGCCCGCTTCGCCGAGAAGCATCGCGCGGCGCTGGCGCAGCGGCCGTCTCCCCTGGCGTTGCGTGGCGGGGCGGGGGCCAAGCCGCAGACGATCGACCGCACCCGGCTGCTGGTGATCGAGGATCTGATGCCGGACAGGCGGCTCGGCTCCGGCTTCGTCCGCTCGGCCCAGCTGCTCGGCGGGCTCAGCGATGCGGGCGTCGCCTACGATCTGCTCGTGCTGAATCCAAGCTCCGTCGTCGACGATTATTCCGATCCGCTCGTCACCGTCTATCGCGGCTGGATGGCGGGCGAGGATGTCGAGACGGTGCTCTCGCGCGATGGCGGCGCCTATTCGCACATCATGGTCTGCCGGACGCACAACCTCACCCGCTTCGGCGGCCTGATCGAGCGGCTGCGCCACCAGCACGGCTTCAAGGTGATCTGCGACACGGAAGCGCTGAGCGTGCTGCGGCTGCTGGAGACGAAGCGGCAGGCCGGCCGGCCGGTGGACGCGGCCGAGCAGCAATCGGCCGTGCGGCTGGAGCTGGACGCGCCCGTGAGCGTCGCCCACTGGATCGCCGTGAGCCCCTATGAGCGCGAGCTGATCGAGGCGGCGGGCTTCGGCCCGACATCGATGATCTGCCACCGCTTCGATCGCGCGCCGGCCGGTACGCCGCGCCCGTTCGACGAGCGGCGGCGCGTGCTGGCGGTGGGCGCCATCCACGAGGCCGGCGCGCCCAACCATGACGGGCTGCTGTGGTTCATGGACCGCATCTACGGCGAGTGTCGCGAGGCGATGGCCGGGCTCACCCTCACGATCGTCGGCTACTGGCATCCCGAGGTGCGCGAGAGCTTCGAGGCACGCTATACGGATGCCGCGATCGAGTTTGCCGGCGTGGTGTCCGAAGCGCGGCTGGCCGAGCTCTATGCCGAGACCCGGATCGCGATCGCGCCGACGCGCTTCGCGGCGGGCGTCGCCTCCAAGGTGCTGGAGCCGATGATGCTCGGCGTTCCGGTGGTGATGACCGATCTGCTGGAGGAGCAGATCGTCGGCAGCCAGGCGGTCGGGACGAGCGGGCTGGCGGTGGCGCGGCGGGATGACGGCGGCCGGTCGTTCGCCGACTGGATGTGCGCGCTCGCCACCGATGCCGGCACGTGGGAGCGCGTCCGCGAGGCGCAATATGCCGCCGCCGCGCCGCTGGGCGGGGCAAAGGCCTTCGATGACGGCATCCGCCACCTGATCCTCTCTGCCGGCCTGGCGCCCGCCGGGCGCCGCGCGAAGGCCGCCCCGCGACGGACGCTGGCGGACGCGATCGAGTAG
- the hisB gene encoding imidazoleglycerol-phosphate dehydratase HisB, whose protein sequence is MRTASLHRKTNETDIAVEINLDGSGSYSIATGIGFLDHMLEQLSRHSLIDIHLTASGDLHIDQHHTTEDSAIALGEAFGRALGDRRGIARFGHAYAPMDECLTRAAIDVSGRPFCVWRVQFSQAKLGDFDTELFEHWFHSFAQGAGITLHVENLYGRNNHHIVESSFKAAARALRAAIEIDPRKADAIPSTKGTLGGHA, encoded by the coding sequence ATGCGCACCGCCTCGCTCCACCGCAAGACGAACGAGACCGACATCGCCGTGGAGATCAATCTCGACGGTTCGGGCAGCTACAGCATCGCGACCGGGATCGGCTTCCTCGATCACATGCTGGAGCAGCTTTCCCGCCACTCGCTGATCGACATCCATCTCACCGCGAGCGGCGACCTGCATATCGACCAGCATCACACGACCGAGGATTCCGCCATCGCGCTGGGCGAGGCGTTCGGCCGCGCGCTCGGCGACCGGCGCGGTATCGCGCGCTTCGGCCACGCCTATGCGCCGATGGACGAGTGCCTGACGCGCGCGGCGATCGACGTGTCCGGCCGGCCCTTCTGCGTGTGGCGGGTGCAGTTCAGCCAGGCGAAGCTGGGCGACTTCGACACCGAATTGTTCGAGCACTGGTTCCACTCTTTCGCGCAGGGTGCGGGGATCACGCTGCACGTCGAGAATCTCTACGGCCGCAACAACCACCATATCGTCGAGAGCAGCTTCAAGGCGGCGGCGCGGGCGCTGCGCGCGGCGATCGAGATCGACCCGCGCAAGGCCGATGCGATCCCCTCCACCAAGGGGACGCTGGGCGGCCATGCCTGA
- the hisH gene encoding imidazole glycerol phosphate synthase subunit HisH: MPERIALVDYGAGNLRSVENALRAAGAEGVVVTADPQAVRAADRIVLPGVGAFANCMGALSAVPGMVAALEEAVRGRARPFLGVCVGMQLMADAGEEHGRHAGLGWIGGTVRLLAPADAALKVPHMGWNDVVAAAAHPLIVPGEAYFLHSYVFDPADPAHLAATSDHGGALTAAVARDNMVGVQFHPEKSQAYGLAFLRRFLDWRP; the protein is encoded by the coding sequence ATGCCTGAGCGGATCGCGCTCGTCGATTACGGGGCGGGCAACCTTCGATCGGTCGAGAATGCGCTGCGGGCGGCCGGCGCGGAGGGTGTCGTCGTCACCGCCGATCCGCAGGCGGTGCGGGCTGCGGACCGCATCGTGCTGCCCGGCGTCGGCGCCTTCGCCAACTGCATGGGCGCGCTCTCGGCCGTGCCCGGCATGGTCGCCGCGCTGGAGGAGGCGGTGCGCGGGCGCGCCCGCCCGTTCCTCGGCGTGTGCGTCGGCATGCAGCTGATGGCGGATGCGGGCGAGGAGCATGGCCGCCACGCCGGGCTCGGCTGGATCGGCGGCACGGTGCGCCTGCTCGCCCCGGCCGATGCCGCGCTTAAGGTGCCGCACATGGGCTGGAACGACGTGGTCGCCGCCGCCGCCCATCCGCTGATCGTGCCGGGCGAGGCCTATTTCCTGCACAGCTACGTGTTCGATCCGGCCGATCCGGCGCATCTGGCCGCCACCAGCGACCATGGCGGCGCGCTGACGGCGGCGGTGGCGCGGGACAATATGGTCGGCGTGCAGTTCCACCCGGAAAAGAGCCAGGCCTACGGCCTCGCCTTCCTCCGCCGCTTCCTCGATTGGCGCCCGTGA
- a CDS encoding SspB family protein: MSDTAPDSLIPYDEIVQEALRAVVGRVLGEVERNGGLPGQHHFYITFKTTAAGVDIPRHLIERFPDEMTIVIQNRFWDLKVTPDGFEVGLSFNQVASKLIVPFAAVTGFVDPAVNFALQFQAQGEDDAPESGSAGNDAPVAEPIEDGSNVVSVDFTRKK, from the coding sequence ATGAGCGACACCGCGCCCGACAGCCTGATTCCCTATGACGAGATCGTGCAGGAGGCGTTGCGCGCCGTCGTCGGCCGGGTGCTGGGCGAGGTGGAGCGCAATGGCGGCCTGCCGGGCCAGCACCATTTCTACATCACCTTCAAGACGACGGCGGCCGGCGTGGACATCCCGCGCCACCTGATCGAGCGCTTTCCCGACGAGATGACGATCGTCATCCAGAACCGTTTCTGGGATCTGAAGGTGACGCCGGACGGGTTCGAGGTGGGGCTGAGCTTCAACCAGGTCGCCTCCAAGCTGATCGTGCCCTTCGCCGCGGTGACGGGCTTCGTCGATCCCGCGGTCAATTTCGCGCTGCAGTTCCAGGCGCAGGGCGAGGACGACGCGCCCGAATCCGGCAGCGCCGGCAACGACGCGCCGGTGGCCGAGCCGATCGAGGACGGCTCGAACGTCGTCTCGGTCGATTTCACGCGCAAGAAATAG